In Streptomyces sp. TLI_146, the genomic stretch ATCGGCGAACCGCCCCGTGCCCGCGATGAGTTCGGCGGGCGGCCCGTCCTCGACGACGCGGCCGTGCTCCATCACCAGCACCCGGTCCGCGATCTCCACGGTCGACAGCCGGTGGGCGATGACGACGGCGGTACGGCCGTGCAGCACGGTGTGCATCGCGCGCTGGACCGCCCGCTCGCCCGGGATGTCCAGGGACGAGGTCGCCTCGTCGAGGATCAGCACCGCCGGGTCCGCGAGCAGCGCGCGGGCGAAGGCGACCAGCTGGCGCTGGCCCGCCGAGATGCGCCCGCCCCGCTTGCGCACGTCCGTGTCGTAGCCGTCCGGCAGCCGGCTGATGAAGTCGTGCGCGCCGATCGCCTTCGCGGCCCGCTCGATCTCCTCGCGGCTCGCCTCGGGGCGGCCGATGGCGATGTTGTCGGCGACCGTGCCGGAGAAGAGGAACGCCTCCTGGGTGACCATGACGACCCCGCGCCGCAGCTCGGGCACGGCCAGCTCGCGCAGATCGACGCCGTCGAGCAGGACCCGGCCGGTGGAGGGGTCGTAGAAGCGGGCGAGCAGTTTGGCGAGGGTGGACTTGCCCGCGCCGGTCGAGCCGACCACGGCCACGGTCTGCCCGGCCGGGATGGTCAGGTCGAAGCGGGGGAGGACCTCGCCGCCCGTACGGTACGAGAAGCCGACGCCGTCGAACTCCACGCGCCGCCCCGGCAGTTCACCGGACCGCTCCGGCAGCGGCACCGGCCGCTCCGGCTCGGGCACGGTCGGGACCTGGGCCAGCAGCCCGGCGATCTTCCCGAGGGAGGAGACGGCCGCCTCGTACGAGTTGAGGAACATCCCGAGCCGGTCGATCGGGTCGTACAGCCGCCGCAGATACAGCACGGCGGCGGCCAGCACGCCCAGCGCGAGGGTGCCGTCGGCGACCCGGTAGGCACCCCACAGCACCATCGCGGCCACCGCGGTGTTGGCCACCAGTCGCGACCCCACCACATACTGGGCCATCTCCAGGATGGCGTCGCCGTTGGTGCGTTCGTGCCGGTGGTTGAGCTCGTGGAACTCCTCGTCGTTGGCGCGCTCGCGGCGGAACGCCTGGACCGGCCGGATGCCGTTGAGGGTCTCCGCGAACTTGACGATCACGGCCGCGATCGCCGTCGAGCGGGCGTCGAACGCGCGCGAGGCGCGGCGCCGGTAGCGGCGGATCAGCAGGTGCAGCGGTGCGTACGAGGCGACGGCGAGCGCGCCGATGCCCCAGTCGAGCCAGAGCAGCACGACGCAGATGTACACGCCGGAGAGCACGACGCCGATGAGCTCCTGGAGCCCCTCGTTGAAGAGTTCGCGCAGCGACTCCACGTCGGAGGTGGAGCGGGAGATGAGCCGGCCCGAGGTGTACCGCTCGTGGAAGTCCACGCTCAGCGCCTGCGCGTGCCGGAAGATCCGCCCGCGCAGATCGAGCAGCACGTCCTGGCCGACGCGGGTGGAGGCGCTGATGAACGCGTACTGGAGCAGCCCGGCCCCCAGGGCGCAGACGAGGTACCCGGCGCCGACGGCCACCAGCGGCCCGTAGTCGTCCTCGCGGAACGCGGGCACGCCCCGGTCGATGGCGTACGCGACGAGCAGCGGCCCCGCCTGCACGGCCGCCTGCTGCAACAGGATGAGCAGCGCGGTGACCACGACGCGGCGCCGCATGGGGCGGAGCAGGTCCAGGAGGAGGGCGCGGGTGGCGCCGGCGGGGGAGGGGAGGGCGTCGCGGTCGAAGGGATCGCCGGGCGGCGGGGTTCTCGGCCCCTCCGGCTCCTCCGGATCGGCCTGCCGTTCCGTACCGATGGTGGTCGTCATCGTTGTTCCCCCTCGTCCCCCGTGCCGGACATCAGCCAGGCGTACTCGGCGTTGCTGCGCAGCAGTTCCTGATGGGTGCCGACGGCGGCGACGCGGCCGCCGGAGAGCAGCGCGACCCGGTCGGCGAGCATCACCGTCGACGGGCGGTGGGCGACGACCAGCGCGGTGGTCTCGCGCAGGACGTCGCGCAGGGCCGCCTCGACGCGGGCCTCGGTGTGGACGTCGAGCGCGGAGAGCGGGTCGTCGAGCACCAGGAACCTGGGCCGCCCGACGACGGCCCGCGCGAGGGCGAGCCGCTGCCGCTGCCCGCCGGAGAGGCTGAGCCCCTGCTCACCGACCTGGGTGTCGACGCCGTGCGGCAACTCCCGTACGAACCCGGCCTGCGCGACGTCGAGCGCCCGGTCGAGGTCCTCGGGCCCGCCGCCGCCCATCAGGACGTTCTCGCCCACGGAGGCGGAGAAGAGGGTGGGCTCCTCGAACGCCACGGCGACGAGCGCGCGCAGCTCCTCACGCGACATGGAGGCGATGTCGACCCCGTCGAGGGTGATGCGCCCTCCGGTGGCTTCGTACAGCCGCGGCACGAGGGCGGTGAGGGTGGTCTTCCCGGACCCGGTCCCCCCGACGATGGCCATGGTCTCGCCGCTGCGGATGTGGAGATCGATGTCGAGGAGGAGGGGCGGGCTGTCGCCGGGGGCGTCGGGGTAGCGGAAGGCGACTTGGTGGAACCGGATGCCGAGGTCCCCGTGGTGTGCCCGGTCCTTGTCCGCGGGTGTGTGGTGGGCTGGTCGCGCAGTTCCCCGCGCCCCTGGGGGGTGCGGGTCCTCCGGGACGCAACGAGCGGGAACAGGGGCCGCAGGCCCCGTTCCTCCAGGGGCGCGGGGAACTGCGCGACCAGCCACCCGCCGGTCCGCAGACGAACGCGCAGCGGGGCCCGGGGGCGCAGCCCCCGGGAGGGCGGCCTTGCTCACCGGAGGGACTGGCTCGTCCAGGACCTCGAAGTACCGCTCCGTCGCCGTCCCCGCCTCCTGGCTCATCGCCAGCAGGAACCCGATCGAGTCCACCGGCCACCGAAGGGCCAGCGCCGTGGACAGGAACGCCACCAGCGTCCCGGCCGACAGATCCCCGTCGGCCACCCGCACGGTCCCCAGCACCAGCGCCGCCCCGATCGCCAGCTCCGGGATCGCCGTGATCACACCCCACAGCGCCGCCAGCAGCCGCGCCTTGTGCAGCTCCGTGCCCCGCAGCTCCCGCGCCAGCGCACCGAACGCCCGCGCCTGGCTGCGATGCCGCCCGAACCCCTTGATGATCCGGACGCCGAGCACGCTCTCCTCGACCAGCGTCGTCAGATCGCCCACCTGGTCCTGCGCCCGCCGCGCCGCCAGCGAGTACCGCGTCTCGAAGAGCGAGCACAGCGCCACCAGCGGCACCACGGGCACGATCAGCACCAGCCCCAGCGTCCACTCCTGCGACAGCAGGATGACGAAACCCACCAGGATCGTCACCGCGTTGACCAGCAGGAACGTCAGCGGGAACGCCAGGAACATCCGGACCAGGCTCAGATCCGTCGTCCCCCGCGACAGCAACTGGCCCGACGGCCACCGGTCGTGGAAGGACACCGGCAGCCGCTGCACATGCCGGTACAGATCCGCCCGCATCGCCGCCTCCACCCCCGCCAGCGGCCGCGCCACCAGCCACCGCCGCAGGCCGAAGAGGAGCGCCTCGGCCACCCCGAGAAGCAGCAGGACGAGCGCCCCCAGCCAGACCCCGCCGGGGTCGCTGTCGCTCACCGGGCCATCGACGATCCACTTCAGTACGAGCGGGATCAGCAGCCCGAGGCAGGACGCGAGGACGGCGACAAAGGCCGCGCTGAACAGCCGAGTTCGGACGGGGCGTACGTACGGCCAGAGCCGGAGCAGCGTACGGACCGTCGACTGGTTCTTGGGGGGTGCATGTGTGTCTGGCATCAATCATCGAGCCTAAACTTCACCACCGACAACGCCCACCGGCTTTTCGACCGGGGACCAAGGTCGTAGGCGCCGTGCTCCCTCCGCGCTAGCCCGTCACGCGCAGCACCTGCACCGACCGCGCCCCCACCGCCACCTCCCCGCCACCCCGGTGCACCCGCCCGGCCACCCCCGCCTGGTCCTCCGACGCCGTGTCGACGACCACCTCGTACGCCTCGCCCCACGGCGCCCCCGGCACCACGAAACCCGTCGGCCGGCTGCCCGCGTGCAGCACGATCAGGAAGCTGTCGTCCACCACGGGCGCGCCGCGGGCATCGCGCCCGGGGATGTCGCGGCCCGACAGGTACAGGCCGAGCGTGGACGTCGGCGCGTACCAGTCCCGCTCCGTCATCTCCGACCCGCGCGCCGTGAACCACGCCAGATCCCGCAGCCCGTCCGCCCCCTGCGCCCGGCCGGAGAAGAAGGCGCGCCGCCGCAGCACCGGATGGCGGTGGCGCAACGCGACCAGGCGGCGCGCCAGTTCGAGCAGCCCGCGCGGGCCCGGCTCGTCCAGGAGGGACCAGTCGACCCACCCCACCTCGCCGTCCTGGCAGTACGCGTTGTTGTTGCCCCCCTGCGTACGCCCCATCTCGTCCCCGGCCACCAGCATCGGCACCCCCGTGGACACGAGCAGCGTCGTCAGCAGGTTGCGCAGCTGGCGGCGGCGCAGCGCGTTGATCCGGGGGTCGTCCGTCTCGCCCTCCACCCCGCAGTTCCAGGACCGGTTGTCGTCCGTCCCGTCCCGGTTGCCCTCCCCGTTCGCCTCGTTGTGCTTGCGCTCGTACGAGACCAGGTCCCGCAGGGTGAAGCCGTCGTGGGCGGTGACGAAGTTGATCGAGGCGTACGGGCGGCGGCCGCCCCACGCGTACAGGTCGCTCGACCCCGACAGGCGGTAGCCCAGATCGCGCACATCCGGCAGCGCCCCCCGCCAGAAGTCCCGCACCGCGTCCCGGTAGCGGTCGTTCCACTCCGTCCACAGCGGCGGGAAGGCCCCGACCTGGTACCCGCCGCGCCCTACGTCCCACGGTTCGGCGATCAGCTTGACCCGGCGCAGCACCGGGTCCTGCGCGATGACGGCCAGGAACGGGGAGAGCATGTCGACGTCGTGCATCGAGCGGGCGAGGGCGGCCGCCAGATCGAAGCGGAAGCCGTCCACCCCCATCTCCGTCACCCAGTACCGCAGCGAGTCCGTGATCAGCCGCAGCACCTGGGGCTGCACCACGTGCAGCGTGTTGCCGCAGCCCGTGTAGTCGGCGTACCGGCGCGCGTCCGACTGGAGGCGGTAGTACCCCTTGTTGTCGATGCCCCGCAGCGACAGCGTCGGGCCGCGCTCGCCCGCCTCCGCCGTGTGGTTGTAGACCACGTCGAGGATGACCTCGATGCCCGCCGCGTGCAGCGCCCGCACCATCCGCTTGAACTCGCCGACCTGCTGGCCCGCCGTCCCGGACGCCGAGTACGCCGCGTGCGGCGCGAAGTAGCCGATCGAGTTGTAGCCCCAGTAGTTGCGCAGGCCCCGGCGCAGCAGATGGTCCTCGTGGGCGAACTGGTGCACCGGAAGCAGCTCGACCGCCGTCACCCCCAGACGTACGAGATGGTCGAGCGCCGCCGGATGCGCCAGCCCCGCGTACGTCCCGCGCAGCTCCTGCGGGATCCCCGGGTGCCGCTTGGTGAAGCCGCGCACATGCAGCTCGTAGATGACCGAGTCGGCCCACGGCGTCTTGGGGCGGCGGTCGTCCGACCAGTCGTCGTCATCGTGGACGACGACCCCCTTGGGGACGTACGGCGCCGAGTCCCGGTCGTCCCGTACGGTGTCGGCCACCTGCTGCTGCGGCCAGTCCCGTACGTGCCCGTACACCTGCGGCGGCAGCGCGAAGTCGCCGTCGACCGCGCGCGCGTACGGGTCGAGCAGCAGCTTCGACGGGTTCCAGCGGGCCCCCGTCCAGGGGTCCCAGCGGCCGTGCACCCGGTAGCCGTACGGCTGCCCCGGCCGCACGCCCGGCACGAAGCCGTGCCAGATCTCATGGGTGAGCTCGACCAGGGCGAGCCGGGTCTCGGTGCCCGCCGCGTCGAACAGACAGAGCTCCACCGACTCCGCCCCGCCCGCCCACAGCGCGAAGTTGGTGCCCGCCGCCCCGTCCGGCCCCACCCGGAACCGGGCCCCCAGCGGCGTCGGCGCGCCCGGCCAGACCGTCGGCCGCACCGCGCCGGGACCGGCCCGCCGACCGCGGTGGCCGTTGAGCTCCCGGTGTCCTTCCCCCTGCGGAACCGGGCGCCCCACCGCCCGCTCCGCCTCCTGCTCGGCTGCGCTCGACACCCCTCGGCCTCCCGCGGCTCGGCGCCTGGACGGAGCGCGGCGTCCCGGCCGCGGCTCTCCACGCGTGTCCTCGCAGGTTTTCTTCCCGTTACCCGGCTCGTACTCACGTTTCCCCCGGCGGGGCGCGGTCGTTGACCGGTCGTGAGATTCGTACTGAAGCGGGCAGGGGCGACCACCGCGGCCGCCCTGACATGGGTGGGACTGACGGCGGCGCTGGTGGCCGGGGTGGCCGGGTGCAGCGGGGACCTGGACATCGGCGGGGTCGACGGGGTCAAGGACGTCGTCGCGGGCAAGGCGCGATCGCCCAGGGAAGTGATCCTGGTGACCCCCGAGGACGGGGCCAAGGGCGTCAAGGCGGACGGGAGAATCGAGGTGCGGGTGCCCGGCGGGCGCCTGGAGCGGGTCAGGGTGATGAAGTCCGAGGACGCGCAGCCGGAGGAGGTGCCGGGCCGGATCACCGACGACGGCCTCTCCTGGGAGCCGACCCGGGGCGCGGCCGGGCGGCTCGAACTGGCCGCCAAGTACACGGTGGACGCGGTGGCGCTCGACGGCCACGGCCACCGCCAGGCCCGGCACACCAGCTTCACCACCCTGGTCCCCGAGCACCGGTTCATCGGCTACTTCAAGCCGGAGAACCGCTCGACGGTCGGCGTCGGCATGATCGTCTCGTTCAACTTCAACCAGCCGATCGAGAACCGGGCGGCCGTGGAGCGCGCCATCAGGGTCACCTCGAAGCCGCCGGTCGAGGTCGTGGGCCACTGGTTCGGCAAGGAGCGCCTCGACTTCCGGCCCAGGCAGTACTGGAAGCCCGGCACCAAGGTCACCGTGGACATGCGGATGCGCGACGTCCCTGGCGCCCCCGGGGTCTACGGCATCCAGGAGAAGCGGATCGGCTTCACCATCGGGCGCGACCAGGAGTCCCTGGTGGACGCCGACGCGCACACGATGGAGGTGCGCCGGGGCGGCGAGCTGGTCAGTACGGTCCCGATCTCGGCGGGGTCGCCGAAGAACACCACGTACAACGGCAAGATGGTCGTCACCGAGATGTTCGACGTGACCCGGATGAACAGCCGCACGGTCGGCTTCGGCGGGGAGTACGACATCCCGGACGTGCCGCACGCCATCCGGCTGACCGCCTCCGGGACCTTCCTGCACGGCAACTACTGGGCGTCCTCGGGCACCTTCGGCTCCAGCAACACCAGCCACGGCTGTGTGGGCCTGCGGGATGTGAAGGGCGGCAGCCCGGACACCCCGGCGGGCTGGTTCTTCGACCGCACGCTCGTCGGTGACGTGGTGGAAGTCATCAACTCCCGTGACAAAACGGTCGCGCCCGACAACGGGCTCGGCGGCTGGAACCTCGACTGGGCGAAGTGGAGGGCGGGCTCGGCCCTCTGACCTTCCCCCGGCCGGCCGGTCCGGCCCGTACACACCCCCGGTGACGTCGTGATGTAGCCACAGCGAACGCATAGGACCATTGGGACTGAACAGTGACATTCGCGTGGCGGTGAGTGTGCGTCCGGTGTGATTACCTAGGCAATCGTGTGCGCGCGAGGACGCGCGCGGGGGTGTTTTTCAGTGCGGGCCGTGGCGTGATCCAGGCCGTGCGAGGGGAGAGAACTGTCGTGAACGGGCAGCACATATCGGGGGCTCCGACGAGAGCGGCGGGGCGGCGCGGTACGCCGGGTCTGCTGGCTCTTCTGCTGGGGGCGCTGCTCCTGCTGGTCACCGCGTGCGGTGGCGACGACTCCGCCGGCGGCGGTGACGGCAAGGGAAAGGGCGGCGCCGGCAAGGCGGGCGAGGACACCAAGGCCTCGGCCGCGGTCGTCACCATCGCGCCCAAGGACGGCGCCAGTGACGTGCAGACGAGCGGCGCGCTGAAGGTCTCCGCCTCGCAGGGCAAGCTGACCGCCGTAGCGGTCGCGGACACCAAGGGCAACGCGGTGGCCGGAAAGATCTCCCCCGACGGCACCGGTTGGACCCCGGACCAGCACCTCGCCTCCGCCACCAAGTACAAGGTGCACGCGGTCGCCAAGGACGACGACGGCCGCGAGTCCGCCAAGGACACCACGTTCACCACGCTCGTCCCCAAGAACACCTTCATCGGCACCTACGCCCCCGAGGACGGCGACACCGTCGGCGTCGGCATGCCGGTCTCGATCAACTTCAGCCGCGGCATCACCAACCCGCAGGCCGTCGAGAAGGCCATCAAGGTGACGGCCGAGCCGTCGGTGCCCGTCGAGGGCCACTGGTTCGGCAACGACCGCCTGGACTTCCGCCCGGAGAAGTACTGGGCCGCGGGCACCAAGGTGACCGTCAAGTTCAACCTGGACGGCGTCGAGGGCCGCCCCGGCGTCTACGGCAAGCAGACCCGTACGGTGAAGTTCACCGTCGGCCGCTCGCAGGTCTCCACGGTCGACGCCGCCGCCCACACCATGACCGTCGTGCGCGACGGCAAGACGCTCAGGACCATCCCGATCAGCGCCGGCTCCCCGCAGAACACCACGTACAACGGCCAGATGGTGATCAGCGAGAAGTACCAGGTGACCCGGATGAACGGCGCCACCGTGGGCTTCGGCGGCGAGTACGACATCAAGGACGTGCCGCACGCGATGCGCCTGTCCAGCTCGGGCACCTTCATCCACGGCAACTACTGGGGCGACCCGTCGGTCTTCGGCAACACCAACACCAGCCACGGCTGCGTCGGTCTGCGGGACGCGCGCGGCGCGGGCGACTCCTCGACCCCGGCGGCCTGGTTCTACGACCGCTCGCTCATCGGTGACGTGGTCGTCGTGAAGAACTCCAAGGACAAGCAGATCCAGCCGGACAACGGCCTCAACGGCTGGAACCTGTCCTGGGCGGAGTGGACCAAGTAGGACGCCTCCGACAGGAACGGACCCGGTCGCTGTGACGCACAGCACCGGGTCCGTCGTCGTCGGCGGCAACTAACCTGCTGCCATGACTGTGACCCTCGAAGTCTCCGAAGGCGTCGGCACCCTCCGCCTGGACCGCCCCCCGATGAACGCCCTGGACATCGCGATCCAGGACCGGCTGCGCGAGCTGGCCGAGGAGGCGACGCGCCGCGACGACGTACGCGCCGTGGTGATCTACGGCGGCGAGAAGGTGTTCGCGGCGGGCGCGGACATCAAGGAGATGCAGGCGATGGACCACACCGCGATGGTGGTGCGGTCCCGGGCGCTCCAGGAGTCGTTCACCGCCGTCGCGCGCATCCCCAAGCCGGTCGTCGCCGCCGTCACCGGGTACGCGCTCGGCGGCGGCTGCGAGCTCGCGCTCTGCGCCGACATCCGGATCGCCGCCGACAACGCCAAGCTGGGCCAGCCCGAGATCCTGCTCGGCCTGATCCCGGGCGCGGGCGGCACCCAGCGCCTGTCCCGGCTGATCGGCCCGTCCCGGGCCAAGGACCTCATCTTCACCGGCCGGATGGTCCGGGCCGACGAGGCCCTGTCGATCGGCCTGGTGGACCGGGTGGTCGCGGCGGAGAAGGTGTACGAGGAGGCGCACGCCTGGGCGGCGAAGCTCGCCCAGGGACCGGCGCTCGCGCTGCGCGCCGCCAAGGAGTCCATCGACGCGGGTCTGGAGACGGACATCGAGACCGGGCTCGCCATCGAACGGAACTGGTTCGCGGGCCTGTTCGCGACCGAGGACCGCGAGCGCGGGATGCGCAGCTTCGTCGAGGAGGGCCCCGGCAAGGCCAAGTTCCTCTGAGCCGAGCGCGGTTGGATACCGGTCGTACACCCTGCGGGTGGATTAGCCTGGCCTTAACGCAGCCTTAAGTACGACCGGCTCCGAACGCATGGTGATCAGCCGATCGCTGCTCGTCATCGCAGCTCGTGGGCGGTATGGGCGTGATCCACTGCCGTCGGCATATGCTGAACGAGCTCCCCGGAACCTCTGGTTCCGGGGGCCGTTTTCCCCGGGAACGGCCCCGGAGGCGGCTCCGGGCGGCCATGATGGGTCCATGGCGGGGCTGGAGGGTGTGGAACAACCGCGGCAGCGCGCTGGCGCGACCGCGGCTCGGTGGTCGCCGGCCGTCGAGGACGAACGGGCGCTCAAGGCGCTGGAGTTGTTCGGCAACCCGACGGACGAAGAGGTACGGCTGCCGTCCCGGCCCGAGTCCGCGGCGACCGCGCGCCGGCTCACCCAGTGCGTGATACTGCGCCAGTGGGCGCTATCCCCGGCCCTCGCCGAGCAGGCGATCCTGCTCGTCTCCGAACTGGTCGGCAACGCGGTCCGGCATACCGGTGCCCGCGCCTTCGGGCTGCGGATGATGAGACGGCGGGGCTGGATCCGGATCGAGGTGCGCGACCCTTCGCGCGGGCTGCCCTGTCTGATGCCGGTCCACGAGATGGACACCAGCGGGCGCGGGCTCTTCCTCGTCGACAAGCTCTCCGACCGCTGGGGCGTGGACCTGCTGCCGCGCGGCAAGACGACCTGGTTCGAGATGCGGGTCGCCGACCGCTGAGCCGGGCCCCTGGTCCATGGACGCTCTCGGACGCACCGAAGCCCCCGTGCCTGCCGGGTGCGGCCTGCCTGCGGGGGCTTCTGAGGAGCGCCGCCGCGGACCGGAGGGGGTGTGATCCACGGCGACTGAAGACGACCGAGCTCGGGTCAATGAGCGGTCGTGTCTCCGACTATGGCAGACGGGGGGCCTTCACGCCAAAAGTCCTTACTCGGACAAACTTCCCCATACCGTGACAGTTTAGCTGTGAATCGTAGGTGAACTAGAGCACGTACCTTGTTAATGCTGAATAAGTATGGGTGTCGCTGAGTGAATCATCGAAGCTGCCTGTCCGGTGAATGGCGTGTCCCGGCGACCCGCAAAGGTCCTGAAATGGGTCAATCATTACCTTCCGCCTGTGGGCGCACTTAAATGTCCATGTGCTGAATCCATCTCCCCGTGGGGTCGACCGCCGCAGCGCACTGCGTGCCGGGGCGGGGGCGGCCGTCGTGGGGGCCTTCGCGGCCGGCTGCACGGACGACGAGGGCGGCGCCGGGCCGCCGCCCGCCACCGCGACGCCCACCGCGCCCGCCGCCTCCGCCCGTCCCGGCACCACCCGCGCCGCACCGGCCCCCCGCGCCTTCCCGGCGCAGCCCGACCAGATCGCGCACGGGCCCCGCGACCGGCCGAAGGTCGCGCTCACCTTCCACGGCCAGGGCGACCCCAAGGACGCCACCGCCGTCCTCGCCGAGGCCGAGCGGGCCGGCGCCAGGGTCACCGTGCTGGCCGTCGGGAGCTGGCTCGACGAGCACCCGCGGATGGCCGGCCGCATCCTCGACGGCGGCCACGACCTCGGCAACCACACCCAGCGCCACATCGACATCTCGGCGCTCGCGGAGCCGGACGCGTACGCCGAGATCACCGGCTGCGCGGACCGGCTGCGCCGGATCACCGGCTCCATCGGGACCTGGTTCCGGCCCTCCCGTACCCAGTACGCGACGCCGCTCGTTCAGAGACTGGCCCGGCGGGCCGGGTACCCGCATGTGCTCTCGTACGACGTCGACTCGCTCGACTTCACCTCGCCCGGCGCCCCGGCCGTGACGCGCAACGTCACCGGGCGGATCCGCAACGGATCCGTGGTGAGTCTGCACTTCGGCTACGCGGACACGATCGCCGCGCTGCCG encodes the following:
- a CDS encoding polysaccharide deacetylase family protein; translation: MNPSPRGVDRRSALRAGAGAAVVGAFAAGCTDDEGGAGPPPATATPTAPAASARPGTTRAAPAPRAFPAQPDQIAHGPRDRPKVALTFHGQGDPKDATAVLAEAERAGARVTVLAVGSWLDEHPRMAGRILDGGHDLGNHTQRHIDISALAEPDAYAEITGCADRLRRITGSIGTWFRPSRTQYATPLVQRLARRAGYPHVLSYDVDSLDFTSPGAPAVTRNVTGRIRNGSVVSLHFGYADTIAALPALLADLDRRGLRAVTTTELLT
- a CDS encoding Ig-like domain-containing protein, encoding MRFVLKRAGATTAAALTWVGLTAALVAGVAGCSGDLDIGGVDGVKDVVAGKARSPREVILVTPEDGAKGVKADGRIEVRVPGGRLERVRVMKSEDAQPEEVPGRITDDGLSWEPTRGAAGRLELAAKYTVDAVALDGHGHRQARHTSFTTLVPEHRFIGYFKPENRSTVGVGMIVSFNFNQPIENRAAVERAIRVTSKPPVEVVGHWFGKERLDFRPRQYWKPGTKVTVDMRMRDVPGAPGVYGIQEKRIGFTIGRDQESLVDADAHTMEVRRGGELVSTVPISAGSPKNTTYNGKMVVTEMFDVTRMNSRTVGFGGEYDIPDVPHAIRLTASGTFLHGNYWASSGTFGSSNTSHGCVGLRDVKGGSPDTPAGWFFDRTLVGDVVEVINSRDKTVAPDNGLGGWNLDWAKWRAGSAL
- a CDS encoding ABC transporter ATP-binding protein, which gives rise to MPDTHAPPKNQSTVRTLLRLWPYVRPVRTRLFSAAFVAVLASCLGLLIPLVLKWIVDGPVSDSDPGGVWLGALVLLLLGVAEALLFGLRRWLVARPLAGVEAAMRADLYRHVQRLPVSFHDRWPSGQLLSRGTTDLSLVRMFLAFPLTFLLVNAVTILVGFVILLSQEWTLGLVLIVPVVPLVALCSLFETRYSLAARRAQDQVGDLTTLVEESVLGVRIIKGFGRHRSQARAFGALARELRGTELHKARLLAALWGVITAIPELAIGAALVLGTVRVADGDLSAGTLVAFLSTALALRWPVDSIGFLLAMSQEAGTATERYFEVLDEPVPPVSKAALPGAAPPGPAARSSADRRVAGRAVPRAPGGTGPAAPVPARCVPEDPHPPGARGTARPAHHTPADKDRAHHGDLGIRFHQVAFRYPDAPGDSPPLLLDIDLHIRSGETMAIVGGTGSGKTTLTALVPRLYEATGGRITLDGVDIASMSREELRALVAVAFEEPTLFSASVGENVLMGGGGPEDLDRALDVAQAGFVRELPHGVDTQVGEQGLSLSGGQRQRLALARAVVGRPRFLVLDDPLSALDVHTEARVEAALRDVLRETTALVVAHRPSTVMLADRVALLSGGRVAAVGTHQELLRSNAEYAWLMSGTGDEGEQR
- a CDS encoding ABC transporter ATP-binding protein — translated: MTTTIGTERQADPEEPEGPRTPPPGDPFDRDALPSPAGATRALLLDLLRPMRRRVVVTALLILLQQAAVQAGPLLVAYAIDRGVPAFREDDYGPLVAVGAGYLVCALGAGLLQYAFISASTRVGQDVLLDLRGRIFRHAQALSVDFHERYTSGRLISRSTSDVESLRELFNEGLQELIGVVLSGVYICVVLLWLDWGIGALAVASYAPLHLLIRRYRRRASRAFDARSTAIAAVIVKFAETLNGIRPVQAFRRERANDEEFHELNHRHERTNGDAILEMAQYVVGSRLVANTAVAAMVLWGAYRVADGTLALGVLAAAVLYLRRLYDPIDRLGMFLNSYEAAVSSLGKIAGLLAQVPTVPEPERPVPLPERSGELPGRRVEFDGVGFSYRTGGEVLPRFDLTIPAGQTVAVVGSTGAGKSTLAKLLARFYDPSTGRVLLDGVDLRELAVPELRRGVVMVTQEAFLFSGTVADNIAIGRPEASREEIERAAKAIGAHDFISRLPDGYDTDVRKRGGRISAGQRQLVAFARALLADPAVLILDEATSSLDIPGERAVQRAMHTVLHGRTAVVIAHRLSTVEIADRVLVMEHGRVVEDGPPAELIAGTGRFADLHRAWRESLA
- a CDS encoding Ig-like domain-containing protein; the protein is MNGQHISGAPTRAAGRRGTPGLLALLLGALLLLVTACGGDDSAGGGDGKGKGGAGKAGEDTKASAAVVTIAPKDGASDVQTSGALKVSASQGKLTAVAVADTKGNAVAGKISPDGTGWTPDQHLASATKYKVHAVAKDDDGRESAKDTTFTTLVPKNTFIGTYAPEDGDTVGVGMPVSINFSRGITNPQAVEKAIKVTAEPSVPVEGHWFGNDRLDFRPEKYWAAGTKVTVKFNLDGVEGRPGVYGKQTRTVKFTVGRSQVSTVDAAAHTMTVVRDGKTLRTIPISAGSPQNTTYNGQMVISEKYQVTRMNGATVGFGGEYDIKDVPHAMRLSSSGTFIHGNYWGDPSVFGNTNTSHGCVGLRDARGAGDSSTPAAWFYDRSLIGDVVVVKNSKDKQIQPDNGLNGWNLSWAEWTK
- the glgX gene encoding glycogen debranching protein GlgX produces the protein MSSAAEQEAERAVGRPVPQGEGHRELNGHRGRRAGPGAVRPTVWPGAPTPLGARFRVGPDGAAGTNFALWAGGAESVELCLFDAAGTETRLALVELTHEIWHGFVPGVRPGQPYGYRVHGRWDPWTGARWNPSKLLLDPYARAVDGDFALPPQVYGHVRDWPQQQVADTVRDDRDSAPYVPKGVVVHDDDDWSDDRRPKTPWADSVIYELHVRGFTKRHPGIPQELRGTYAGLAHPAALDHLVRLGVTAVELLPVHQFAHEDHLLRRGLRNYWGYNSIGYFAPHAAYSASGTAGQQVGEFKRMVRALHAAGIEVILDVVYNHTAEAGERGPTLSLRGIDNKGYYRLQSDARRYADYTGCGNTLHVVQPQVLRLITDSLRYWVTEMGVDGFRFDLAAALARSMHDVDMLSPFLAVIAQDPVLRRVKLIAEPWDVGRGGYQVGAFPPLWTEWNDRYRDAVRDFWRGALPDVRDLGYRLSGSSDLYAWGGRRPYASINFVTAHDGFTLRDLVSYERKHNEANGEGNRDGTDDNRSWNCGVEGETDDPRINALRRRQLRNLLTTLLVSTGVPMLVAGDEMGRTQGGNNNAYCQDGEVGWVDWSLLDEPGPRGLLELARRLVALRHRHPVLRRRAFFSGRAQGADGLRDLAWFTARGSEMTERDWYAPTSTLGLYLSGRDIPGRDARGAPVVDDSFLIVLHAGSRPTGFVVPGAPWGEAYEVVVDTASEDQAGVAGRVHRGGGEVAVGARSVQVLRVTG
- a CDS encoding enoyl-CoA hydratase/isomerase family protein, encoding MTVTLEVSEGVGTLRLDRPPMNALDIAIQDRLRELAEEATRRDDVRAVVIYGGEKVFAAGADIKEMQAMDHTAMVVRSRALQESFTAVARIPKPVVAAVTGYALGGGCELALCADIRIAADNAKLGQPEILLGLIPGAGGTQRLSRLIGPSRAKDLIFTGRMVRADEALSIGLVDRVVAAEKVYEEAHAWAAKLAQGPALALRAAKESIDAGLETDIETGLAIERNWFAGLFATEDRERGMRSFVEEGPGKAKFL
- a CDS encoding ATP-binding protein: MPSAYAERAPRNLWFRGPFSPGTAPEAAPGGHDGSMAGLEGVEQPRQRAGATAARWSPAVEDERALKALELFGNPTDEEVRLPSRPESAATARRLTQCVILRQWALSPALAEQAILLVSELVGNAVRHTGARAFGLRMMRRRGWIRIEVRDPSRGLPCLMPVHEMDTSGRGLFLVDKLSDRWGVDLLPRGKTTWFEMRVADR